One Nostoc punctiforme PCC 73102 DNA window includes the following coding sequences:
- a CDS encoding c-type heme family protein, which yields MFNRFKLATKFTLLLLLVFIGAIAVSGFALSHALEQKAEAEIAYRSQVIAETMNSVRNYTHTRINPLLTPMLDTQATFLPEVVPSFAVREVFENLRKNEDFKDFLYKDANLNPTNLRDKADVFETELIERFRKEPGLKNISGFHESYDEKMFYNARPFSINNPTCLRCHSTPEVAPKSQIASYGSENGFGWKLNEILGTQIIYIPAKQVFEDAHRAFVLFISLFITIFAIMILLINYLLKRNVLQPLKPMAQLAQKISMNEISVEEAQEYDREKLTSIVQRHDELGQLGRVFQRMVHEISAREQQFRQQLHTLRIEVDEAKRAREVAEIAESKTFQKLQEEAKAIRNKRNTPN from the coding sequence ATGTTTAATAGATTCAAATTAGCAACTAAATTTACTTTACTTTTATTGCTGGTGTTCATCGGCGCGATCGCAGTTAGTGGTTTTGCTTTATCTCATGCACTTGAGCAAAAAGCAGAAGCCGAAATTGCTTATCGCAGCCAAGTTATTGCAGAAACTATGAACTCAGTGAGGAACTATACACACACGCGTATCAATCCTCTTCTGACACCAATGCTGGACACTCAAGCCACATTTCTCCCTGAAGTTGTTCCCAGCTTTGCAGTAAGAGAAGTGTTTGAAAATCTTCGGAAAAACGAAGATTTTAAAGATTTTTTATACAAAGATGCCAACCTAAACCCAACTAACTTACGAGATAAAGCAGATGTATTTGAAACGGAACTTATCGAACGATTTCGCAAGGAACCAGGGTTGAAAAACATATCCGGTTTTCATGAATCTTATGACGAGAAAATGTTTTATAACGCTCGTCCATTTTCCATTAATAATCCAACGTGTCTACGCTGTCATAGCACTCCTGAAGTTGCTCCAAAAAGTCAGATTGCTAGTTATGGTTCAGAAAATGGCTTTGGGTGGAAACTCAATGAAATTTTAGGCACACAAATTATTTATATTCCTGCCAAACAAGTCTTTGAGGATGCTCATCGTGCTTTTGTTTTATTCATTAGCTTATTTATTACGATCTTCGCCATCATGATTTTGCTCATTAATTATTTGTTAAAGCGAAATGTACTACAACCGCTTAAACCAATGGCACAACTTGCTCAGAAAATTAGTATGAATGAGATTAGTGTCGAAGAAGCACAAGAGTACGATCGTGAAAAGCTAACATCGATTGTGCAACGTCATGATGAATTAGGACAATTAGGACGAGTTTTTCAACGCATGGTGCATGAAATTTCTGCCCGTGAACAACAGTTCAGACAACAGTTGCATACACTGCGTATAGAAGTTGATGAAGCTAAACGTGCGCGTGAAGTTGCAGAAATTGCTGAATCAAAAACATTCCAAAAATTGCAGGAGGAAGCAAAAGCAATCAGAAATAAACGGAATACTCCAAATTAA
- a CDS encoding MinD/ParA family ATP-binding protein — protein sequence MSEIISIHSFRGGTGKSNVTSNLAALIARSGKRVGIVDTDIQSPGIHVLFGLEQERIRYTLNDYLWGRCQIEEAVYDVSAILKQKQTFFGRQGSVHLIPSSIKMSDISRILREGYDARRLNDGLHNLVRRLKLDYLLIDTHPGINEETLLSIILSDVLVLILRPDKQDYQGTAVAIDVARKLEVPKMLIVINKALPSLDFKELGKRVENTYKTPVAGILPVCEEMFELGSGGIFCLRYPDHSWTQKISAIAKQITGSGVRLFAK from the coding sequence ATGTCTGAAATTATTTCCATTCACTCATTCCGAGGCGGAACTGGTAAGTCAAATGTTACGAGTAATCTTGCTGCCCTAATCGCTCGTTCTGGAAAACGAGTTGGGATAGTTGATACAGATATCCAATCTCCAGGAATCCACGTTCTATTTGGTCTTGAACAAGAGCGAATTCGCTACACATTGAACGATTATCTATGGGGTCGTTGTCAAATTGAAGAAGCCGTTTATGACGTTAGCGCCATTCTCAAACAAAAACAAACATTTTTTGGTCGCCAGGGAAGTGTTCATCTAATTCCTTCCAGCATTAAGATGAGTGACATTTCTCGAATCTTGCGCGAGGGCTATGACGCACGTCGACTGAATGATGGTTTACATAATCTAGTTCGCCGTTTAAAACTTGACTATCTGTTGATCGATACTCATCCTGGCATTAACGAAGAAACGTTACTATCTATTATTCTTTCTGATGTCCTGGTGCTGATTCTCCGTCCAGATAAACAGGATTATCAAGGTACAGCAGTGGCGATAGATGTTGCTCGTAAGCTAGAAGTACCTAAAATGCTAATAGTGATCAACAAAGCTCTGCCATCTTTAGATTTCAAAGAGTTAGGGAAACGAGTGGAGAATACCTACAAAACCCCTGTGGCTGGAATACTCCCTGTTTGTGAAGAGATGTTTGAATTAGGGAGTGGTGGAATCTTCTGTTTGCGGTATCCAGATCATTCATGGACTCAAAAAATTAGTGCGATCGCCAAACAAATCACTGGTTCTGGAGTTAGATTGTTTGCCAAATAA
- a CDS encoding chloride channel protein, with amino-acid sequence MLARGKILWLRLSRQLLRPRRLAFVEACIIGLVSGLAAVLLGQAVDWAGAWRVHLSYIWPAYLVLPGIGLVGGILAGWLVERFAPEASGSGMSEVKAVLARVPMPLNLRIALVKLVSATLVLGSGMPLGREGPTVQIGAALANQLSNWVPTSPEHRRQLIAAGAGAGLAAAFNAPIAGVLFVVEELLQDVSGITLGTAILASFIASVISRLYGSHSLDLNHLDLSFSHTTFFAQEIPFYLILGVLGGLIGILFNKSILASLAINRRLLNLSLPWRIGIVGLVTGVAIALLPITFRNNAGLREILLVGSGNWLFAAIALLVQFTLIILTYGSGAPGGLLVPTLVLGAALGYLVGAAEQSLLGMSAATTYAHVGMAALFSAVSKVPITAVVIVFEMTTDFNLVLPLMIVSVIAYLVAEKIDPRSLYDLLLEWKGIHITKEPGTEGILAQISAADVMQRRVETLSSQMSIDEAVQAFSDSHHRNFPILEKGKVVGIVTQKDLVNLASQQLSGNTTISQIMTPEPVTASPTATLAYVLHILNRYHLSCLPVTEGRKLVGIITRSDIIRVEAERLNGNTQQIESKSATSYVIYQTRAPATGKGRLLVPLSHPQTAETLLEMAGAIAKANNYEIECLQVIIVPSNRIPSETPVQITKSLELLQKAILLGEKWRIPVHTQIRVTHNVAGAILETVKDRHIDLVLMGWKGTTSTPGRVFSRVVDTIIRQAGCDVVLAKLDDKRAFDRWLLPMAGGPNSSQAIRLLPALASLSKSPQINLCQIFQPTKSLPDTTLLDKSVHFLQRRVKGKVVATPVQANSVSEAVLECAQQDNSDVIVLGASRESLLQQVIQGNIAENISRKSNCTVIMVKT; translated from the coding sequence ATGTTAGCAAGGGGAAAAATTCTGTGGTTGAGGCTTTCCCGTCAGCTGCTTCGACCAAGGCGCTTGGCTTTCGTTGAAGCTTGCATAATTGGTTTAGTTTCTGGGCTAGCAGCAGTTCTGTTAGGACAGGCGGTAGACTGGGCGGGAGCATGGCGAGTGCATCTTTCTTACATCTGGCCTGCCTACTTGGTACTACCAGGTATTGGACTGGTAGGGGGAATCTTAGCTGGTTGGCTAGTAGAGCGCTTCGCACCTGAAGCATCAGGTAGTGGGATGTCTGAAGTCAAAGCCGTATTGGCTCGTGTGCCGATGCCATTAAATCTGCGAATCGCTCTGGTCAAGCTGGTCAGCGCTACACTAGTGCTGGGTTCTGGAATGCCTTTAGGACGGGAAGGGCCAACTGTCCAAATTGGGGCAGCTTTGGCAAATCAACTTAGTAATTGGGTACCGACTTCACCAGAGCATCGCCGCCAACTGATCGCCGCTGGAGCCGGGGCTGGATTAGCAGCGGCTTTTAATGCACCGATCGCAGGTGTCCTGTTTGTAGTGGAAGAATTACTCCAAGATGTGTCAGGTATCACTCTTGGCACTGCGATTTTGGCTTCTTTCATCGCTTCAGTCATCTCCCGGTTGTATGGTAGTCACAGCTTGGATCTGAATCATCTGGATTTAAGCTTTTCACATACCACTTTCTTCGCTCAGGAAATCCCTTTCTACTTGATTTTGGGGGTGCTAGGTGGGCTAATAGGCATTCTGTTTAATAAAAGTATTCTTGCAAGTCTGGCAATTAATCGGCGTTTACTAAATCTGAGTTTACCCTGGCGAATTGGAATTGTGGGGTTAGTAACTGGTGTTGCGATCGCTCTGTTACCTATCACCTTTCGCAATAATGCTGGGCTGAGAGAAATTTTGCTTGTAGGTAGTGGGAATTGGCTATTTGCAGCGATCGCTCTTTTAGTCCAATTTACCCTAATTATTTTAACCTACGGCTCAGGAGCGCCAGGGGGTTTGCTGGTTCCCACATTGGTCTTGGGCGCTGCTCTTGGCTACTTAGTTGGTGCTGCCGAACAGAGTTTGCTGGGAATGAGTGCTGCAACAACCTACGCTCATGTGGGAATGGCTGCACTTTTTAGCGCCGTCTCTAAAGTGCCGATTACAGCAGTTGTCATTGTCTTTGAGATGACGACAGATTTCAATCTGGTGCTACCGTTAATGATTGTATCTGTGATTGCTTATTTAGTAGCAGAAAAAATTGACCCGCGATCGCTCTATGACCTTCTACTAGAGTGGAAAGGGATTCACATTACAAAAGAGCCAGGCACAGAGGGGATTTTAGCACAAATAAGTGCCGCAGATGTAATGCAGCGACGTGTCGAAACCCTATCTAGCCAGATGAGTATTGATGAGGCAGTGCAGGCATTTTCCGACTCTCATCATCGCAACTTCCCAATTTTAGAAAAAGGTAAAGTTGTTGGCATTGTCACTCAGAAAGATTTAGTTAATCTTGCCTCGCAACAGTTAAGTGGAAATACAACTATCAGCCAGATTATGACACCAGAGCCAGTAACAGCGAGTCCCACAGCGACGCTGGCTTATGTGCTGCATATACTCAATCGTTATCACCTCAGCTGCTTGCCTGTTACAGAAGGTCGGAAGCTAGTAGGAATTATTACTCGTAGTGATATTATCCGTGTAGAAGCAGAGAGGTTGAATGGTAACACCCAACAGATAGAATCGAAATCAGCAACTTCTTATGTGATTTACCAAACTCGCGCTCCGGCTACAGGCAAAGGAAGGTTACTAGTACCACTTTCGCATCCACAGACAGCCGAGACTTTATTGGAAATGGCTGGGGCGATCGCTAAAGCTAACAATTACGAAATAGAATGCCTACAAGTAATTATTGTTCCATCTAACCGTATCCCATCTGAAACACCAGTACAAATTACCAAAAGCCTTGAGCTTTTACAGAAAGCAATACTGTTAGGAGAAAAGTGGCGGATTCCCGTTCACACCCAGATCCGAGTTACCCATAATGTCGCTGGAGCAATTTTGGAGACTGTCAAAGATCGACATATCGATTTGGTATTAATGGGATGGAAAGGTACTACATCAACTCCTGGTAGAGTTTTCAGCCGAGTGGTAGATACCATAATTCGACAGGCAGGTTGTGATGTTGTCTTGGCCAAATTGGATGATAAAAGAGCTTTTGACCGTTGGTTGTTGCCAATGGCAGGTGGTCCTAACTCCAGCCAAGCAATTCGGTTATTACCTGCTCTTGCTTCCTTAAGTAAATCCCCCCAAATCAATCTATGTCAAATATTCCAGCCTACTAAGTCTCTACCTGACACAACATTACTAGATAAATCTGTTCACTTTCTCCAACGCCGAGTTAAAGGTAAAGTGGTGGCGACTCCAGTCCAAGCCAATTCTGTTTCTGAGGCTGTACTTGAATGCGCCCAGCAAGACAACAGTGATGTTATTGTTTTGGGAGCTAGCCGTGAAAGTCTACTACAACAGGTAATTCAAGGAAATATTGCAGAAAATATTTCTCGCAAGAGTAATTGCACAGTTATTATGGTCAAAACTTAA